One genomic segment of Mycolicibacterium gilvum includes these proteins:
- a CDS encoding DUF3159 domain-containing protein produces the protein MSDPGTDPGTQTPPARGAAVLEQMGGISGLIYSSLPVVVFVPVSSAFGLLPAIAAALGVATVILIWRLVRRETAQPAISGFFAVGISALIAYLVGASKGYFLLGIWMSLFWAVVFALSVVIRRPVVGYIWGWVNTHDRRWREVRRAVLAFDLATLVWVAVFTSRFVVQHHLYDADQTGWLGVARIAMGWPLTAVAALVTYLAIRRAQRYVREAGLGDTDTDARSVSAAED, from the coding sequence GTGAGCGACCCCGGCACCGATCCGGGCACGCAGACACCACCGGCGCGAGGCGCAGCCGTCCTCGAACAGATGGGCGGCATCAGCGGCCTGATCTATTCGTCGCTGCCGGTCGTGGTGTTCGTTCCCGTGTCCTCGGCTTTCGGCCTGCTGCCGGCCATCGCGGCCGCGTTGGGCGTCGCCACGGTGATCCTGATCTGGCGGCTCGTCCGGCGTGAGACGGCGCAACCGGCGATCTCCGGATTCTTCGCCGTCGGGATCAGCGCGCTGATCGCCTATCTGGTCGGCGCGTCGAAAGGCTATTTCCTTCTCGGCATCTGGATGTCGCTGTTCTGGGCGGTGGTGTTCGCGCTGTCGGTGGTGATCCGCCGGCCGGTCGTCGGCTACATCTGGGGGTGGGTCAACACCCATGACCGGCGCTGGCGGGAGGTCCGCCGGGCGGTACTAGCGTTCGACCTCGCGACGCTGGTGTGGGTCGCGGTGTTCACGTCACGATTCGTTGTGCAGCACCATCTTTACGACGCCGATCAGACCGGTTGGCTCGGGGTGGCGCGCATCGCGATGGGATGGCCGCTGACGGCGGTGGCCGCTCTGGTGACCTATCTCGCGATCCGGCGCGCCCAGCGGTACGTCCGAGAAGCCGGTCTGGGCGACACCGACACCGACGCCCGGTCGGTCAGCGCTGCTGAGGATTGA
- a CDS encoding class I SAM-dependent RNA methyltransferase — MSADDSAEELTLTTVAPANGGSCIARHDGRVVFVRYALPGETVRARLVGDRGSYLNAEAVEVLESSADRIDPLCPIAGADGAGCCDLAFAEPAAVRRIKGEVVANQLARLGGFQWRDEAEAAAEPVGDGGATGWRTRVRLDTSDDGRVGFHRYHSGDLVHRLDCAQLPAGMVDGLADMRWAPGSAVHVVLDDDGNRHVVVAAGRDRGVRTTVVEGDYETVQRVAGRSWRVPATAFWQAHRAAPELYSALVTRWARLEPGMSAWDLYGGAGVFAAALAAGVGPDGSVLTVDTSRGASRSARAALGDLGNVTVVTDSVRRALGAQRERADVAVLDPPRTGAGREVIDLLAGAGVPRIIHIGCEAASFARDVGLYRTHGYAVEELQVYDSFPLTHHVECVAVLSR; from the coding sequence ATGAGCGCCGACGACAGTGCCGAGGAACTGACCCTGACGACGGTGGCGCCGGCCAACGGCGGGAGCTGCATCGCCCGCCACGACGGGCGGGTGGTGTTCGTCCGCTACGCGCTGCCGGGTGAGACGGTGCGCGCGCGTCTGGTCGGTGACCGTGGCTCGTACCTCAACGCCGAGGCGGTCGAGGTCCTCGAGTCGTCGGCCGACCGGATCGACCCGCTGTGCCCGATCGCGGGCGCCGACGGGGCGGGCTGTTGTGACCTCGCATTCGCCGAGCCCGCGGCAGTGCGCCGGATCAAGGGCGAGGTGGTCGCCAATCAGCTTGCCCGCCTTGGGGGTTTCCAGTGGCGCGACGAAGCCGAGGCGGCGGCCGAGCCGGTCGGTGACGGGGGAGCGACGGGGTGGCGGACCCGTGTGCGGCTCGACACGTCGGACGACGGACGGGTGGGTTTTCACCGCTACCACAGCGGCGACCTGGTGCACCGCCTGGATTGTGCGCAGCTGCCCGCCGGAATGGTCGACGGGTTGGCCGACATGCGGTGGGCACCGGGGTCGGCGGTGCACGTCGTGCTCGACGACGACGGCAACCGCCATGTGGTGGTGGCCGCTGGACGCGACCGGGGTGTACGCACGACGGTCGTCGAGGGCGACTACGAGACCGTGCAGCGCGTCGCGGGACGGTCCTGGCGCGTGCCGGCGACCGCGTTCTGGCAGGCGCACCGTGCCGCGCCGGAGCTTTACAGCGCGCTGGTCACGCGGTGGGCGCGGCTGGAGCCGGGGATGTCGGCGTGGGATCTCTACGGCGGCGCAGGGGTTTTCGCGGCCGCGCTGGCCGCGGGGGTCGGTCCGGACGGCAGCGTGCTCACCGTGGACACCTCCCGCGGGGCATCGCGGTCGGCCCGGGCCGCGCTGGGCGACCTCGGCAACGTCACGGTGGTGACGGACTCGGTGCGGCGCGCGCTGGGCGCGCAGCGCGAGCGGGCTGATGTCGCGGTGCTCGATCCGCCGCGCACCGGTGCGGGCCGCGAGGTCATCGATCTGCTCGCCGGCGCCGGGGTGCCCAGGATCATCCACATCGGTTGCGAGGCCGCGTCGTTCGCGCGTGACGTCGGGCTCTATCGCACACACGGTTACGCGGTCGAGGAGCTGCAGGTCTACGACTCGTTCCCGCTGACCCACCACGTCGAGTGCGTGGCGGTGCTGTCCCGGTGA
- the dxs gene encoding 1-deoxy-D-xylulose-5-phosphate synthase codes for MLEQIRGPADLQHLSRAQMEDLAREIRDFLIHKVAATGGHLGPNLGVVELTLALHRVFDSPHDPILFDTGHQAYVHKMLTGRSRDFDTLRKKDGLSGYPSRSESEHDWVESSHASSALSYADGLAKAFELNGHRNRHVVAVVGDGALTGGMCWEALNNIAASRRPVVIVVNDNGRSYAPTIGGFAEHLAGLRLQPGYERVLEEGRKAVRGVPMIGEFCYQCMHSIKAGIKDALSPQVMFTDLGLKYVGPIDGHDESAVEGALRHARAFNAPVVVHVVTRKGMGYAPAENDVDEQMHACGVIDPETGLATSVPGPGWTAAFSETLIELAAKRRDIVAITAAMPGPTGLSAFRKRFPDRFFDVGIAEQHAMTSAAGLAMGGMHPVVALYSTFLNRAFDQMLMDVALHKLPVTMVLDRSGITGPDGASHNGMWDLSILGIVPGMRVAAPRDGARLREELAEAVEVKDGPTAVRFPKGDVGEDIPAIERRDGVDVLAVPADGLSDDVLIIAVGAFAAMSVAVAERLRDQGIGVTVVDPRWVLPVPAAVNTLAAAHKLVVTVEDNGGHGGVGSAVSAALRRAEIDVPCRDAALPQAFFNHASRGEVLAEVGLTERTIARQITGWVAALGATAGDRQVSESVD; via the coding sequence ATGCTTGAACAGATCCGCGGTCCAGCAGATCTACAGCACCTGTCGAGGGCCCAGATGGAGGACCTGGCCCGCGAAATCCGCGACTTCCTGATCCACAAGGTCGCGGCGACAGGCGGACATCTGGGACCCAACCTCGGCGTTGTCGAGTTGACGCTTGCGCTGCACCGCGTCTTCGACTCCCCGCACGATCCGATCCTGTTCGACACCGGACACCAGGCGTACGTCCACAAGATGCTGACCGGTCGCAGCCGGGATTTCGACACCCTCCGCAAGAAGGACGGGCTGTCGGGATATCCGTCGCGCTCCGAGAGCGAGCACGACTGGGTGGAGTCCAGCCACGCCAGTTCGGCGCTGTCGTACGCCGACGGTCTGGCCAAGGCCTTCGAGCTCAACGGCCACCGCAACCGCCATGTCGTCGCGGTCGTCGGTGACGGCGCGCTGACCGGTGGAATGTGCTGGGAGGCGCTGAACAACATCGCGGCCTCGCGCCGGCCCGTCGTGATCGTGGTCAACGACAACGGCCGCAGCTACGCCCCGACCATCGGTGGCTTCGCCGAGCACCTCGCGGGTCTGCGGTTGCAGCCCGGCTATGAGCGGGTGCTCGAGGAGGGCCGCAAAGCCGTCCGCGGCGTACCGATGATCGGCGAGTTCTGCTACCAGTGCATGCACAGCATCAAGGCCGGCATCAAGGACGCCCTGTCGCCGCAGGTGATGTTCACCGATCTCGGCCTCAAGTACGTAGGCCCCATCGACGGTCATGACGAGTCGGCGGTGGAGGGTGCGTTGCGGCATGCCCGCGCGTTCAACGCCCCCGTCGTCGTGCACGTCGTCACCCGCAAGGGCATGGGCTACGCGCCGGCCGAGAACGACGTCGACGAGCAGATGCACGCCTGCGGCGTCATCGACCCCGAAACCGGCCTGGCCACTTCGGTTCCCGGCCCCGGCTGGACGGCGGCGTTCTCCGAGACCTTGATCGAGTTGGCCGCCAAGCGCCGCGACATCGTGGCGATCACGGCCGCGATGCCGGGTCCGACCGGTCTGAGCGCGTTCCGGAAACGCTTCCCGGACCGGTTCTTCGACGTCGGTATCGCCGAGCAGCATGCGATGACGTCGGCCGCCGGCCTGGCCATGGGCGGAATGCACCCGGTGGTCGCGCTCTACTCGACGTTCCTCAACCGCGCGTTCGACCAGATGTTGATGGACGTTGCGCTGCACAAACTTCCGGTGACCATGGTGCTGGACCGCTCCGGCATCACGGGCCCCGACGGGGCCAGCCATAACGGCATGTGGGATCTGTCGATCCTGGGCATCGTGCCCGGCATGCGGGTGGCCGCCCCGCGCGACGGCGCCCGCCTGCGCGAGGAACTCGCCGAGGCCGTCGAGGTCAAGGACGGCCCGACCGCGGTGCGGTTCCCGAAAGGTGATGTCGGCGAAGACATTCCGGCGATCGAACGCCGCGACGGCGTCGACGTGCTCGCGGTGCCCGCGGACGGTCTGTCCGACGACGTTCTCATCATCGCGGTCGGCGCGTTCGCCGCGATGTCGGTCGCGGTGGCCGAGCGGCTTCGCGATCAGGGGATCGGCGTGACCGTGGTCGATCCGCGGTGGGTGCTCCCGGTGCCCGCCGCGGTCAACACCCTCGCCGCCGCGCACAAGCTCGTGGTCACCGTCGAGGACAACGGCGGGCACGGCGGTGTCGGGTCGGCCGTATCGGCGGCCCTTCGTCGCGCCGAGATCGACGTACCGTGCCGCGACGCCGCGTTGCCGCAGGCCTTCTTCAATCACGCCTCGCGAGGTGAGGTGCTCGCCGAGGTGGGGTTGACCGAGCGCACCAT
- a CDS encoding DUF3710 domain-containing protein, with the protein MGRHRSERAEAPEEVTSVDTDDEELEGPFDIDDFDDPAVAAVARLDLGSVLIPMPDAGQVQVELNEAGTPSAVWVVTPNGRFTIAAYAAPKSAGLWREVASELADSLRKDAPKVSIEDGPWGREVVGSGGEGAAMVRFIGVDGYRWMIRCVVNGPFERIAELTEQARDALADTVVRRGDTPLPVRTPLPVTLPEPMAAQLAAAQQQAAAQQQQAATEQQPPAQQQPPAQQEPPQPNARRSAPGSAMQQLRTITGG; encoded by the coding sequence ATGGGTAGACACCGCAGCGAGAGGGCCGAAGCGCCCGAGGAGGTGACGTCGGTGGACACCGACGACGAAGAATTGGAAGGCCCGTTCGACATCGACGACTTCGACGACCCGGCCGTGGCCGCGGTCGCGCGGCTGGACCTGGGCTCGGTGCTGATCCCGATGCCCGATGCCGGCCAGGTGCAGGTCGAGCTCAACGAGGCCGGTACGCCCAGCGCCGTCTGGGTGGTCACGCCGAACGGCCGCTTCACCATCGCGGCCTACGCGGCGCCGAAGTCCGCCGGGCTGTGGCGCGAGGTCGCCTCGGAGCTGGCGGATTCGCTGCGCAAGGACGCACCGAAGGTCAGCATCGAGGACGGGCCGTGGGGCCGCGAGGTCGTCGGTTCCGGTGGCGAGGGCGCCGCGATGGTGCGGTTCATCGGGGTGGACGGCTACCGGTGGATGATCCGGTGCGTGGTGAACGGTCCCTTCGAACGGATCGCAGAGCTCACCGAGCAGGCGCGGGATGCGTTGGCCGACACGGTGGTACGTCGCGGAGACACCCCGTTGCCGGTGCGCACACCGCTGCCGGTGACGCTGCCCGAGCCGATGGCGGCACAGCTGGCCGCCGCCCAGCAGCAGGCCGCCGCGCAGCAACAGCAGGCGGCCACCGAGCAGCAGCCGCCCGCGCAGCAGCAGCCGCCCGCACAGCAGGAGCCTCCGCAGCCGAACGCGCGGCGCAGTGCGCCGGGATCGGCGATGCAACAGCTGAGGACCATCACCGGCGGATGA
- a CDS encoding APC family permease, producing the protein MSKLSTAARRLVLGRPFRSDKLSHTLLPKRIALPVFASDALSSTAYAPEEIFLVLSVAGLASYSMAPWIGLAVAAVMLIVIASYRQNVHAYPSGGGDYEIATTNLGPTAGLTVASALLVDYVLTVAVSMSSAMANIGSAVPFINQHKVWFAVAAILVLAALNLRGIRESGTAFAIPTYAFIVGMSVMLIWGFVQIYVLGTPLRAESADFEMHSEHGDVLGFALIFLVARAFSSGSAALTGVEAISNGVPAFRKPKSRNAATTLLLLGLIATTLLMGIIMLARAIGVQIAERPAEQLVGAPEDYHQKTLIAQLAETVFHGFPFGLFFIALVTALILVLAANTAFNGFPVLGSILAQDRFLPRQLHTRGDRLAFSNGILFLAFGAVAFVVAFQAEVTKLIQLYIVGVFVSFTLSQIGMVRHWTRLLRTETDAAARGRMVRARVINTVGFLCTGTVLIIVVVTKFVVGAWIAILAMGALFGIMKLIHRHYASVSRELEARAADAEDIVLPSRNHAVVLVSNLHMPTLRALAYARATRPDVLEAITVSVDDAETRELVHKWENSDVSVPLKVIASPYREITRPVLDYVKRVTKDSPRTVVTVFIPEYVVGHWWEQVLHNQSALRLKGRLLFEPNVMVTSVPWQLTSSERLKKMAPQSAPGDARRGFLE; encoded by the coding sequence GTGTCCAAGCTTTCGACCGCCGCTCGGCGGCTGGTACTGGGCCGGCCGTTCCGCAGCGACAAGCTGTCGCACACTCTGCTGCCCAAGCGGATAGCGCTGCCGGTCTTCGCCTCCGACGCGCTGTCGTCCACGGCGTATGCGCCCGAGGAGATCTTCCTCGTGCTGTCGGTGGCCGGTCTGGCGTCCTATTCGATGGCGCCGTGGATCGGTCTGGCGGTCGCCGCGGTGATGCTGATCGTGATCGCCAGTTACCGGCAGAACGTACACGCCTACCCGTCGGGTGGCGGCGACTACGAGATCGCCACCACCAACCTCGGCCCCACCGCCGGGCTCACGGTGGCCAGCGCGCTGCTCGTCGACTACGTGCTGACCGTGGCGGTGTCGATGTCCTCGGCGATGGCCAACATCGGCTCGGCGGTGCCGTTCATCAACCAGCACAAGGTGTGGTTCGCCGTGGCGGCGATCCTGGTCCTGGCGGCGTTGAATCTGCGCGGAATCCGGGAGTCGGGAACCGCGTTCGCGATTCCGACCTACGCGTTCATCGTCGGCATGAGCGTGATGCTGATCTGGGGCTTCGTGCAGATCTATGTGCTCGGAACGCCGTTGCGGGCCGAATCGGCGGACTTCGAGATGCACTCCGAGCACGGCGATGTCCTGGGGTTCGCGTTGATCTTCCTTGTGGCGCGGGCATTTTCGTCGGGCAGTGCCGCGCTGACCGGTGTCGAGGCGATCAGCAACGGGGTGCCGGCGTTCCGGAAACCCAAGTCCCGCAACGCCGCCACCACCCTGCTGCTGCTCGGGCTGATCGCGACAACCCTGTTGATGGGCATCATCATGCTCGCCCGCGCGATCGGCGTGCAGATCGCCGAACGGCCCGCAGAACAGCTGGTCGGCGCGCCCGAGGATTATCACCAGAAGACCCTGATCGCCCAACTGGCCGAGACGGTCTTCCACGGCTTCCCGTTCGGCCTGTTCTTCATCGCCCTGGTCACCGCGCTGATCCTGGTGCTGGCCGCCAACACCGCCTTCAACGGGTTCCCCGTGCTGGGATCGATTCTGGCCCAGGACCGTTTCCTGCCGAGGCAGCTGCACACCCGCGGCGATCGACTGGCATTCTCGAACGGCATCCTGTTCCTGGCATTCGGCGCCGTCGCGTTCGTGGTGGCGTTCCAGGCTGAGGTGACCAAGCTCATCCAGCTCTACATCGTGGGCGTGTTCGTGTCGTTCACGCTGAGCCAGATCGGCATGGTCCGGCACTGGACACGGCTGTTGCGGACCGAGACCGACGCCGCCGCCCGCGGGCGGATGGTGCGCGCGCGCGTGATCAACACGGTCGGCTTCCTGTGCACCGGAACCGTTCTGATCATCGTCGTGGTGACCAAGTTCGTCGTCGGGGCGTGGATCGCGATCCTGGCGATGGGCGCGCTGTTCGGGATCATGAAGCTGATCCACCGCCACTATGCCTCGGTGAGCCGTGAGCTCGAGGCGCGGGCCGCCGACGCCGAGGACATCGTGCTGCCCAGCCGCAATCACGCGGTCGTGCTGGTGTCGAATCTGCACATGCCGACGCTGCGTGCGCTGGCCTACGCGCGAGCCACCCGGCCCGACGTGCTGGAGGCGATCACCGTCAGCGTGGACGACGCGGAAACCCGCGAGCTGGTGCACAAGTGGGAGAACAGCGACGTCAGCGTCCCGCTGAAGGTGATCGCCTCGCCGTACCGGGAGATCACCCGTCCGGTGCTCGACTACGTCAAGCGGGTCACCAAGGACTCGCCGCGCACCGTGGTGACCGTGTTCATCCCCGAGTACGTCGTCGGTCACTGGTGGGAACAGGTGTTGCACAACCAGAGTGCGTTGCGACTGAAGGGCCGGCTGCTGTTCGAACCCAACGTGATGGTGACCTCGGTACCGTGGCAGCTGACATCGTCGGAGCGTCTCAAGAAGATGGCGCCGCAGTCCGCGCCGGGCGACGCACGCAGAGGATTCCTCGAATGA
- a CDS encoding potassium channel family protein: protein MKVAIAGAGAVGRSIARELVDAHEVTLLERNAEHIDVNAIPAAHWRLGDACELSLLESVKLQEFDVVIAATGDDKANVVLSLLSKTEFAVPRVVARVNDPRNEWLFDESWGVDVAVSTPRMLASLVEEAVSVGDLVRLMEFRKGQANLVEITLPDDTPWGGKPVKRLELPRDATLVTILRGPRVIVPERDEPLEGGDELLFVTAAEAEDELRTLLLNPQQR from the coding sequence ATGAAAGTCGCCATCGCCGGAGCAGGAGCGGTCGGCCGCTCCATCGCCCGTGAACTCGTCGACGCCCACGAGGTCACCCTGCTGGAGCGCAACGCCGAACACATCGACGTCAACGCGATTCCCGCCGCGCACTGGCGTCTCGGCGACGCGTGCGAGCTGAGCCTGCTGGAGTCGGTGAAACTGCAGGAGTTCGACGTGGTGATCGCCGCGACCGGCGACGACAAGGCCAACGTCGTGCTCAGCCTGCTCTCCAAGACCGAGTTCGCGGTACCGCGGGTGGTCGCGCGGGTCAACGACCCCCGCAACGAATGGCTTTTCGACGAGTCCTGGGGTGTGGACGTGGCGGTGTCCACCCCGCGCATGCTCGCCTCACTGGTCGAGGAGGCGGTCTCGGTCGGCGACCTGGTGCGGCTGATGGAGTTCCGCAAGGGCCAGGCCAACCTCGTCGAGATCACGCTGCCCGACGACACCCCGTGGGGCGGCAAGCCGGTGAAGCGCCTCGAGCTCCCCCGCGATGCGACCCTGGTGACGATCCTGCGCGGGCCGCGGGTCATCGTCCCGGAGCGTGACGAGCCGCTGGAGGGCGGTGACGAGTTGTTGTTCGTCACCGCGGCCGAGGCGGAGGACGAGCTGCGGACGCTGCTGCTCAATCCTCAGCAGCGCTGA
- a CDS encoding alpha/beta fold hydrolase, protein MTIDLRGVTAVLLPGTGSDDDFAYRAFATALHEAGAVVVTPRPEPQRLIDGYREQFDSAWHACEPQPIVVGGVSIGAAVAVEWAVAHPGCALAVLAALPAWSGDPDTAPAALAARYSAEQLRRDGLGTTTAQMRAGSPAWLADELTRSWAGQWPALPDAMDEAGRYVGPTSAALETLTAPLGVVSATDDAVHPLEVGVEWVSAAPRAALRTVTLDDIGADPGILGRLSLAAVQDAQSRS, encoded by the coding sequence ATGACGATCGATCTCCGCGGCGTCACCGCGGTTCTGCTGCCGGGAACGGGGTCGGACGACGACTTCGCCTACCGGGCCTTCGCCACGGCATTGCACGAGGCCGGCGCCGTCGTGGTGACCCCGCGGCCCGAGCCGCAACGACTGATCGACGGCTACCGCGAGCAGTTCGACAGCGCCTGGCACGCGTGCGAGCCGCAACCGATCGTCGTCGGCGGGGTGTCCATCGGCGCCGCGGTCGCCGTCGAGTGGGCGGTCGCGCATCCGGGGTGTGCGCTCGCGGTGCTCGCCGCGCTGCCGGCCTGGAGCGGTGACCCCGACACGGCGCCCGCCGCGCTGGCCGCGCGGTATTCGGCGGAGCAGCTGCGGCGCGACGGGCTGGGAACCACGACCGCGCAGATGCGCGCCGGCAGCCCGGCCTGGCTGGCCGACGAGCTGACACGGTCCTGGGCGGGTCAGTGGCCGGCACTGCCGGACGCGATGGACGAGGCCGGACGCTACGTCGGACCGACCAGCGCCGCACTCGAGACGTTGACCGCGCCGTTGGGCGTGGTGTCGGCCACAGACGATGCGGTCCATCCACTGGAGGTCGGCGTCGAGTGGGTGTCGGCGGCACCGCGCGCGGCGCTGCGCACGGTGACCCTCGACGACATCGGCGCCGACCCGGGCATCCTCGGCAGGCTCAGCCTGGCCGCGGTGCAGGACGCGCAGTCCCGCAGCTGA
- a CDS encoding potassium channel family protein produces MRVVVMGCGRVGASLSDSLSRIGHDVAVIDRDGTAFHRLSPDFSGERVLGMGFDRDVLVRAGIENASAFAAVSSGDNSNIISARVARETFGVQRVVARIYDAKRAAVYERLGIPTVATVPWTTDRLLNVLTRETETTKWRDPSGNVGVMELALHEAWVGRRISELESATSGRVSFMIRFGAGLLPEAKTVIQAGDQVYLAAVSGHIAEALAIAALPPGEDAEG; encoded by the coding sequence GTGCGTGTAGTGGTGATGGGGTGCGGCCGGGTCGGCGCATCGCTGTCGGACAGCCTGTCCAGGATCGGGCACGACGTCGCGGTGATCGACCGTGACGGCACCGCTTTTCACCGGCTCTCCCCCGACTTCTCGGGCGAGCGGGTGCTCGGTATGGGATTCGACCGCGACGTGCTGGTTCGCGCGGGCATCGAGAATGCGTCGGCGTTCGCGGCGGTGTCCTCCGGTGACAACTCGAACATCATCTCCGCACGGGTGGCCCGCGAGACGTTCGGCGTCCAGCGGGTCGTCGCCCGCATCTACGACGCCAAGCGTGCGGCCGTCTACGAGCGTCTGGGCATCCCCACCGTGGCGACCGTGCCGTGGACCACCGACCGGTTGCTCAACGTGCTCACCCGCGAGACGGAGACCACGAAATGGCGCGACCCGTCGGGCAACGTCGGGGTGATGGAATTGGCGCTGCACGAGGCCTGGGTGGGTCGGCGCATCAGTGAGCTCGAGTCCGCGACGTCGGGTCGGGTGTCGTTCATGATCCGGTTCGGGGCCGGTCTGCTGCCGGAGGCCAAGACGGTCATCCAGGCCGGCGATCAGGTGTATCTGGCGGCGGTCTCCGGGCACATCGCCGAGGCGTTGGCGATCGCGGCGCTGCCGCCGGGCGAAGACGCAGAAGGCTGA
- a CDS encoding OB-fold nucleic acid binding domain-containing protein, which translates to MATAEGYLRRLTRRLTEDPEQLDVDELSNEAANTGAQKAIDCQRGQEVTMIGTLRSVECNGKSCAGGVKAELFDGTDSVMLVWLGQRRIPGIESGRTLKVHGRVGKLDNGSKAIYNPHYEIQK; encoded by the coding sequence ATGGCCACGGCCGAGGGATATCTTCGACGGCTCACCCGCCGGTTGACCGAAGATCCGGAGCAGCTCGACGTCGACGAGCTCAGCAACGAGGCCGCCAACACCGGCGCTCAGAAGGCGATCGACTGTCAGCGCGGGCAGGAAGTCACGATGATCGGCACCCTGCGCAGCGTCGAGTGCAACGGCAAGAGCTGCGCCGGCGGCGTCAAAGCCGAACTGTTCGACGGGACCGACTCGGTGATGCTGGTGTGGCTGGGGCAGCGCCGCATCCCCGGCATCGAGTCCGGGCGCACCCTGAAGGTGCACGGGCGGGTCGGCAAGCTGGACAACGGATCCAAGGCGATCTACAACCCCCACTACGAGATTCAGAAGTGA
- the nhaA gene encoding Na+/H+ antiporter NhaA, whose protein sequence is MATTPLPPPRRPVFSRGSWAETRRVTEILRKETVGGVILLAAAAAALIWANSPWAEGYFALRDLELGGEWFGLHLNLTLGAWAADGLLAIFFLVVGLELKREFVAGDLRDPSRAALPIAAAVGGMVVPALIFVLVNLNTGDGALRGWAIPTATDIAFAVAVLAVIGTHLPSALRTFLLTLAVVDDLLAITVIAVFYTEDINGLALALAAVPLALFALCVQRGVQKWWVLVPLSVATWVLMHESGVHATVAGVLLGFAVPVRRQATPRGRGPAPSQRVGMAEYFEHRVRPVSAGIAIPVFAFFAAGVSIGGLDGFTRALSDPITLGIVLGLVLGKPIGIVLTTRVLSAVTRANLDASLRWVDVVGMSMLAGIGFTVSLLIGDLAYGLGSERDEFVKIGVLFGSLLAAGVAAVVLLTRNRAYRRIYREETVDEDRDGVPDVYQTRQDRT, encoded by the coding sequence TTGGCCACCACACCTCTGCCACCGCCGCGCCGCCCGGTGTTCTCCCGCGGATCATGGGCGGAGACCCGGCGGGTCACCGAGATCCTGCGCAAGGAGACCGTCGGTGGCGTCATCCTGTTGGCCGCCGCCGCCGCAGCGCTGATCTGGGCGAATTCTCCGTGGGCGGAGGGCTATTTCGCATTGCGCGACCTCGAGCTCGGCGGCGAGTGGTTCGGGCTGCACCTCAACCTCACGCTGGGGGCGTGGGCGGCAGACGGGCTGCTCGCGATCTTCTTCCTCGTGGTCGGGCTGGAGTTGAAGCGGGAGTTCGTCGCCGGTGACCTCCGGGACCCGAGCCGGGCGGCACTGCCCATCGCCGCGGCCGTCGGCGGCATGGTGGTTCCCGCACTGATCTTCGTCCTGGTGAATCTGAACACCGGGGACGGCGCGCTGCGCGGCTGGGCGATCCCGACCGCGACCGACATCGCGTTCGCGGTGGCGGTGCTCGCCGTGATCGGCACACATCTACCGTCGGCGCTGCGGACGTTCCTGCTGACTCTGGCCGTGGTCGACGATCTGCTGGCGATCACCGTGATCGCGGTGTTCTACACCGAGGACATCAACGGGCTGGCTCTGGCGCTGGCCGCCGTCCCGCTGGCGCTGTTCGCACTCTGCGTGCAGCGCGGGGTGCAGAAGTGGTGGGTGCTGGTGCCGCTGTCGGTGGCCACGTGGGTGCTGATGCACGAATCCGGTGTGCACGCGACGGTGGCCGGTGTGCTGCTCGGCTTCGCGGTGCCGGTACGGCGCCAGGCGACCCCGCGCGGCCGCGGTCCCGCGCCGTCGCAGCGGGTCGGGATGGCCGAGTATTTCGAGCACCGGGTGCGTCCGGTCTCCGCGGGCATCGCGATCCCGGTGTTCGCGTTCTTCGCCGCCGGCGTCAGCATCGGCGGCCTCGACGGTTTCACCCGAGCCCTCAGCGACCCGATCACGTTGGGCATCGTGCTCGGACTGGTCCTGGGCAAGCCGATAGGAATCGTGCTCACCACCCGGGTCTTGTCCGCGGTGACACGGGCCAACCTCGACGCGTCGCTGCGCTGGGTCGACGTGGTCGGAATGTCGATGCTGGCCGGGATCGGCTTCACGGTGTCGCTGCTGATCGGCGATCTGGCCTACGGGCTGGGGTCCGAACGTGACGAATTTGTGAAGATCGGCGTGTTGTTCGGCTCACTGCTGGCAGCGGGTGTGGCGGCAGTCGTCCTGCTCACCAGAAACCGTGCCTACCGGCGCATTTACCGCGAAGAGACGGTCGACGAAGACCGCGACGGAGTGCCCGATGTGTACCAGACTCGACAGGACCGGACCTGA